The Brachypodium distachyon strain Bd21 chromosome 4, Brachypodium_distachyon_v3.0, whole genome shotgun sequence nucleotide sequence taagctcggcattactgataacatgcttgagcccagccggactacctttcacggTATTGCGctgggagtgtcttgtgccccggtaggcaagatccgagtggacgtcttattcggcaccagggagaactgtcggaccaAAAACttagtgttcgaggtggtggaccttagcagtccATACCATGCGCTGCTTGGCAGACCAgcactcgccaagttcatggctactactcacattggttatctgaagatgaagatgccgggaccaaatggtaccataactatcactggcaactacaaacgcTCAATGGAATGTGCAGCGGCCGGGTCTGCTTTGGCCAAGTCATTGgtcatcgctggcgagaaaaagaagttacaagacgctgttgcgatggctcaggcggcacaaattggcctgccggctatgaccaatctccatggaagtgtggcctttcaggcagccaaggagacaaagaaggtaCAGGTTGATAGCGAGTTCCCGaaccgcaccgtcatcattggtgccgccCTGAgagagaaataggaaggcgagctcagcagcttcctccgtgagaatcaggatatcttcgcatggtcaactcaagacctgccaggtgtgccgagagagttggctgagcactcattgcatgtcagaccagacgcaagaccggtgaagcagccccttcgacgcttcacTGACGACAAaaggaaagtcatatcggaagaggtatcccggcttctagctgctggctttatcatggaagtgttgcatcctGACTGGCTGTCAAAtccggtcatggtcgagaagaagaaagacgacccaactgctgccaaggtgtgcgcatgtgtatcgactacacgaGCCTAAACAAGGCATGTTCCAAAGATTCAtttccgttacctcggatcgatcaagtgatcgactccactgcccggtgtgagttgctgtcttttgtagacgcgtACTCTAGTTTTCACGAGATaccactgaaccctaatgatcaaataaagacaacatttatcaccccgttcggggcttattgctatcgcactatgccgttcggtttgagaaatgcagaaatgcttgcacgatcaactcggcaaaaatgtgcaagtatatgtcgacgatgtcgtcataaaaaccaagggAAGCGCCATgctcctggatgatatcctggaaacattcgcaaatctgaggagattctgaatgaaactgaacccggccaaatgcacattcaGTGTGCCGGTAGGAAAATTGCTTGGGTTCCTGGTATTaagccgaggtatagaaacgaaccatgtgaaaattgccgctatagaaagaatgaaattgccgaagtgcctcaaagatgtgcagaaattcactaGATGCCTAGCATCGCTGagtcgtttcgttagtcggctaggtgaaaaggctatgcccttatatcaactgatgaagaaaaccgacaaatttgtgtggatgCCATAGGCAGACCtagcttttcaagagctgaagaagatgattgctacggcacCAATATTAGCTTcgccgatggagaaggagcctatgttgttatacatagcAGCAACGAACCGAGTCGTTAGTGTCGTGATCGTAGTGGAAAGGGATGAAAACGGCAAATCGGTGCAGAGGCCGGTATATTAATTGAGCGAGGTGTTATTGTCGTCCAAGAATTATCTCCATTACCAGAAAATGGCGCACGGCAtatatatggcggcaaagaagctaaagcattactttgaggcacatcagatTCGAGTTATATGTGAGGCGCCCGTCTCGGATatcatgagtaacaaagaTGCGAGCGGCTGAGTCGCAAAATGGGCTGTCGAGTTGGCACCCTATgcgctgcagtacgacagatgggatgccgtgaaatctcaggctctggcggatttcctggtggattgggccgagatggagtatgaaccaccgcccCCGGAAATTAACTACtggaaaatgcattttgacggctctaagatgaaaagtgggcctggtgccggcatagttctgacctcgccaaagtgcgaccaacttaagtacgtattgcaaattcacttcACGGCATCTaacaatgttgccgagtatgaggcacttgtgGACGGACTAAAGATGGCGAAAGAAATTGGAGTCTGCcggattcaatgctttggtgattccgaTCTGGTCGTCCAGCAAGCTTCCAGTAACTGGAATGCATTGGACGCCAACATGGCACTATACCGGttccatgttcagaagatcagtAGCCACTTCGAAGGGTGTGAATTTCACCACATACCTTAGGCGGAAAATGAGGCAGGCGACACATTGTCGAAACTTGGCTCCACACGACAGGCTATTCCGGCTGGTGTGGCGTTAGAGCATTTACgcaaaccatccatcaagccatcaccAGAATCGGAGTCCATATTTATCCCGGCGAGCTCAGAAGCCGACGGCACCCCCATGGATATTGACAGTGGCAACAGTTCCagtaacccggggactgagtgCCTTAATTCGGCAGAAGCAATGgcggttgagccaatggaTATAGATGTACCGAATGAGCCGATCTTCACTACTCGTCATGTGCCGGCTTGGgcgcaaccgataatgtcttacctcaaagatggAAATCTccaggaagaggaagtgtcggcaagacaaattcagagaaggacGAAGGCGTACACCATCATTAATGGCAAGCTTTACAAGAGGAGCGTCACTAACGTCCTACAGCGATGCGTCGAGAtggaagaagagcaagaaatACTCCGGGATATTCATCAGGGGGAGTGTGGTCATCACGCGTCTTCGAGAACGCTAGTGGGCAAAGCTTTCCGAcatggtttctactggccgagtgcacTGCAGGAAGCAGAAGATATAGTCAGGAAATGTAACggctgccagagatatgccagcaagattcatatgccggcacCCGAactcaagactattccaatcacttggccgtttgctgtttggtgtttggatatggtgagaccgttcaagcgggcgcgaggaggcatgacacATATCCTGGTTatggtcgacaagttcaccaaatggattgagtTGAAGCCGATAAaaaagtgtgacggcaaaaccgcggtgtcatttctgaaggacatcatcttgagatatgggtacccgtacagtatcatcacggataatggaacgaacttcgCGGAGGGACCTTTCGCACGATTCTGTGCGGAGAAGAAAATCCAGCTAGATGTCGCTTCCGTAGCACATTCTCAATCCAATGGACAAGTTGAAagagcaaacggcatggttttagctggcataaaacctcggctaATTGAGCCATTGGAACGTACTCCGGGATGCTGGCGACGAACTCCCGGCcatgctatggagtctcaggacgactcctaatcgctctacaggctacacgccattcttcctcatatacggggcggaagctgtcctaccagccgacattgaacatgactctccatgAGTAACATGTATACGGAAGCcaaggtaaaagaggcccgagaaaatgatgtcgacttgctcgaagaagcacgagAATTGGCtttatctcggtcggccatctatcaacaacatctaaggcgttatcacagccgaaaggtTAGCCCGCGAGTTTTTcgggaaggagatcttgtcctccgACTTGTGCAACACACAACTGGCATCCACAAACTatcacctccatgggaaggacctttcattgtgagcaaaacgttccacaatgattcctattatcttatagatgcacaagacCCCAAGGGgaacaggatggaccggtcaggcgaggagaccaagaggccatggaacgtagctttgcttcgttcattctatacttgagagctgagtatttgtatcattTTTTCCATATGCTGAATGTTTTAAGACAGTGAAATTATCCGCCgagttcttaaaagaaactcggggacttccatATCATTTAAGTGCTGAATTGCATTTATCTTTCGTATGTCGGCGTGGCTTAGTTgcgtaatcttatgtcggtctagtagtgtgtcggtgttgaaaatcccctctatgacttcgctgctgtccgcaacccggcttcatggcaagctagagacgGGTATAAAATAACCGAACACATTATTTTAACTCGGCATTTCTTTCTTAACTCGGTTATTGCCGAGCGAATTTGTCGAGTCATTTTTTTCGAAAGGGTGGTTTTATCACTttgcgattcatacgtcgaacgccggcaaggcagacaaaagaaccgaagtcataaaatttcactaagagaaaaaatgaactcggggactcggtcgGGAATTCGATAAGCAAAAgacttaattaaattaaaaacaaGATGTCTTACAAACAAAAGTATTCCGGCTACATTTGTACCCAGCATTTCAGGGATCTGATATTTCTAAAGTTTTTTTCTAACTTAGCTAAGAAGAGACGGAGGGGTTGTTGGCGCCGGAACTCGACGCATCCGTCGCGGTGGAGGCCGACTCCACAACAGCTTCCTCGTCCGCTACTTCTTCGCCCCCGTCGGTCATCTCGGCTTCGGCATCGGATGGCGGGCCTTCCACAAACGTATGCACATTGGCATACTAGATGAATGAGTAAGCCCGCTCCTTGCGCTTGGCGACCAACTCGGGATCAGTGAGATAGGGGGAGCCGACACGCATCGACTGCAGCATGTCGAGGTTGATGCTGTTGTACCAGGACAGTACGAACGACAGTGCCTCGTCAGCGCCGATGCGCGCGGCCGACTCCCGCCCGTCACTCAGCTGAGACTCAACCTCCAGCAAGCACTTGGCCAACTCCGGGATGTCCAtcggagcttcttctcccggtCACAGCGCGCGAAAGGTCCGGATGCCGGCATTCAGCATGTTGACGCCGAATGACTTGAGTGGCTTGACCCGGCTCGCAATGCTCACCAGGTGGTCCACCAAGTCATACTCGTACGgcacccctgctgctgctgccggatcCCTCTTTCGGCGGACCGTCCTCACGGCCTCTTGGGCACCCTCGAGGGATTGAGGGAAGAATTCTGGCAAAGACAGGCAAATAGTAGTGATTTTCGGCACCCTATCGCTATTACTCGGACAAATGATCAGATAAGGAGATTTGCACCAAGGAGACTTACTTGTCAGTATGTTGTCAATTTTGATGAGTTCGTGCCGGACGACCTTGAATAGCTGGGtcttctcggcatcctccaactcggcggcagtggcgcggGTCTCGAGTTGGGCAACTAGACCCTTGCACTTTTTCACCTCACTTTCCAGGCAGATCTTTTCATCGGCCTGGgaagagagggccgaggtgacTTAACCCACCTCGGTTTGGTGCGCCTCGGTCTGCGCCGCAACCTGCGCCTGCAGCCGGGTTATTTCCTCCCAATGCTGCTCGGCCAGTCaagtcttctcatctgtttagCAGACATATATTACAGAGGCTGACATCTAATATGGATGAAACCCAGAATAGGGATGAAGTGTTACCTTGGACCTCGGCAACGCGCTTCAGTAGCTCCGCCACTTGAGCGGTGTCCCCGGCtgtgaacaagaacaagtgtTAGTCTTTGCAGAACATTGATACTCGGACAAAGATCTTATTCCGATAAAATATACTTACTTTGGCTCTTGCGGTCAGCCTTCAGAGCctcgtgctccgcctccagcttcttgtACTTTGCAAGCAAAGTCTTGAAGGTAGCGGTGCGTTTGTTCAGGCAGGACTGCAAAGCAACAATTCGCTGATAAGTTTGGTACAGTAAAGAAGTCGGCAATTACAAGCTTCaagccgactattctaaacccggcctgaatatcggggaataagtgtttaaAGCTTCTAAAACTTCAGgctgactattctaaacccagCCCGAATCTCGggaaataagtgtttgaagcttctaaagcttcaggttgactattctaaacccggcttGAATCCCGAGGAATAAGTGTTTAAagcttctaaagcttcaggccgactattctaaacctggCCTGAATCttggggaataagtgtttgaagcttctaaagcttcaggccgactattctaaacccggcctgagtCTCAGAGAATAAGTGTTTGACATTTCAAAGTGTTGCAGagtgtttcaaattttaagGGGTTAAGCTTtaggccgactaattcttactcgccctaaaactcggggactaggagtatgggTACTATACTggaattgaaagaaaaatattttaaggAATCCTTCATACCTTGGCAGATCGGTTGGCCTCAAACAAGGCCACCCTTGCTTGGTACATCCGTGTGGCCACCGATTCTGGAGTCGCCGCAGGTGGAGGTCCCACCAGCGGGCTTTGCCGAGCCGCCTGGAGGGTGCTGGAGGTCACCTCATAACTGTCGGCATTGTTCCAGTCCGTTACGAACTGGCCCAGTGACCCCCAACTGTGCCCGCTGGTCGTTCGGAGGGGAACCCCTTGATGCCTGCCGGAAGGCTGCGGACCAGTGGAACCCGGAGCTGCTGATCCTGTTGCGGCAGCGGGGCCTTTAGCCTTCTTGGCCCACGCGGCAGCAACTTGGGTGGCTTCCGGCTGTGAtggagacggaggcggcgtcgaAGTCGGCCGTGGTCCTTGGGGTTCCTGGGGACCCGTTGACGGCTGCCGTGGCGTCTCCGAGGCTTGCAGCTCCGTCGACGTCTCGACTGCGGCCGAGGAAGGAGCGGCCCCGATTGCTGATGCTCCGGCCGCAGGAGTTTCCGTCTGGCCGACGACCGTGGCGTCGACGCTCGGCCGACGTCCCGGGTGGGGGATGTCGGATCCGCGGTGGTTTCGGCCTCACCCATGGCCGGGTTTGAAGCCTCGgcatgggaagacggagccgCCGGGATCTCAGACGCAATGCATGTCTGAGATTGCGTGGCCGTCAGAGCCTCCCTGTAGAAATTAGTTGCTTGCttgacaacaaaagaagaaaaccgacatcaGAGGTTGAGGTAATATTGGCCTTACCCGGTGATCAGGGGCTTAGGCTTGGGGCCGCGTGCCGcagttttcttccgcttcacatTCTGCGGAAGATCTTTCTCGGCGGCACGCTTCGAGACTGCGCGCCTCTCCCGGACCGGTGCCGCAGCGGCACCTGCATCCGATGCCTCAGCAGCAGGCTCGTCCGAGTCGGCTATTTACGGGATAAAGCAAGAGTAAATACTTTGCTAACAAGTATGGTAAGGATTACAAGGGGATGTCGGAGATCCTTACTCTCGGTACGTCGAGGGCAGGCATGGGCGATCGGCAAGAAGTCCTCTGAATCCGGATCTTCAGCGTCGATAGACCTGCGCGGGGCTGCGAAACGTTTGTCCGGGGAATTCCTGTCTTCGCGTCGCTGAAGAGAGAACCTCTGCACAAAGAAGTCACATTGAGCCGAGAATGGTATTCGTCAGATAAGGGCCGGCATAACCATATGTCGGATATGAACAGGAGATAagtaaaaattaaaacttaccggaggagcgcggcgatcccggctgtatgccggcataccccatgTCCATTTCTCGGACATGTTcgtcttggcgatcgccttgACCCGGCGCCGGACTTCAGCGTGGGTGAGCTTGAAGGTCGACACCCTGTCCGGGTCGAATTGGCCGCCATAGAAACACATCTTGTGTACCCGCTGTTGGAGTGGACACAGCCGCCGGTACACAAAAATGGCCAACAGATCGTCAGCCGTCATCCCGTTGTCCTTGAGCTCAAGGATGACGGCGTGGATCTCGTTGATCTCCGGGAGGCCCTCCTTCGGGTCGTAAGACcagtttctcttctcctccgagGGGCCGACTTCAAATCCCGGTAGATTGATCTTGTCGGCTTCAGAGGAATTTTtaacatagaaaaaggtcttgagccattttttacatgactcaagaccctgaATCCAGGGGAAAGTGGAACCTCGGTGAGGAATGACAGTGGCATTGGGTCATCGGTTTCGCGGTGCCGGGATTGTGTTTATCAGGAAGAACctgtggccggaacatgaagtaccgggACCATAGGTCGATGGAGGGCCAAAGGACGAGATAGCCTTTACAGCAAGTGACGAATGCCGAGAGAGTAAGAATGGCATTCGCCagaaggtggtgcggctggaggccaaagAAATTTAGGAAATTCCTAAGAAAATCACTAGCAGGAAGAGCAAAACCGCACTCAAAGTGAGCAAGAAAGACAACGCGCTCACCAGCCTCTAGAGTTGGCACGGTCTCGCCGCCGGGAATCCGGCACTCAACGTCCTCCGTGatccgccgggagcggcggagccactggATGTCCGCCGGAGTGATGTCCGAGCCCTCCCAGCCGGCTCGCTCAGAGCCGGCCCTCTCTTCAGCCTgctgagcagcagggtcgacggcggggttgagagaagaagaagccatggatggagaacagatctagggtttggaggATTCGGTGAAGATGGTGCTTGGGCAAGGCTCGGGCTAGCAAGCTAATGCGGTAGAGACCCAGATGGGCGAGCGAACCGACAGCAGCGAGCTCGGAGGTGAGAAACCGCGgcggtggggaagctcggagCTAGCAGGTGGCGAAGGAGTGCGCGAGGAGCAGGAGAacagaggaggacgaagagTGCGAGGAGTGTGAAGGGTTTTCTGCCCTCGCCCTCCCCTGCTACCTATACCCGTGGCACAGTAATGGGGTGTGGGTTCCCCATGCCCACCACCTCACTGGCTAACGGGAAGATTGCGCACGATTTGGGGCAGTTATTCCCATCAAAGTGCACGCTTGGTTACTGCGCGGCGTGCCGCCGAGAATCCTGCAAGATCCGGGAGGATAAGTGTCTGTGTGGGAACCGAAATTCCCCACTTAATGGCTCTGTCGGCTTTACTGTCTGATGGGATGGCGcgctcgcctcaaaaagcGCAAAGGCAGTAACTCCTGCCTTATCCTCCCGTTAGTTTAAAGGAGTGTATTATCCAAGTTAGAGGTGGCATCTATATCGGCAGTAGTAAGTTTTCAACTGTCGGCCATGGAGGAGAAAAAAATCTCGGCTAAGGGCTGGATAAGCATGCCGACCCGGAATGTCCGAATGGattgatctcggctaggagAACCTAGGGTTGTCTCGGCATCTTTCTCGGCCAAGCCCAAGTAGGCTTTGGTGGCCtgtctatgggaaactgtcgtggcccgGCATTCTTCTCTGTCGGACCGCAACaacttcggggactagtgtcgggggaatgaccccgggtagggtcatcgcgacacaactctagccgaaaTGACGAAGGCAAGGCCGGCATAGTtatatatgccggcatcgtaaaatcaaactaacactaagccggcatcccaggcgtatgccggcatggctattttgtcttatgagtttgcaggataaggacgagcatcTTGATCTCGGCGATAGCcaagatctctcaacggtcttatcctgaccacgcggtgcaaagtaaagcagcgccatcatcatctcaggaAAAGCGGTCAGCGCCTACGTACCgatgccaggcgactgcagagaggaagcactgaaagagaatctctgacgaaagccggcagaggatagcggtactttctgcagggtgccagggaaaagtaaagttgtcttgtcccctacggtgccacccggagggaaccaagccgcgtgcccggcggggcccaaagaagatgacgttagactcggcccacatgtcagtgtgacatgggcggcctataaataaaACCTTACCTCTCTGTAAAAAGAGAAGGGcacttagacatctagggtttgtccttcttcttcaagaaTACAACTTAAGGAgtgccattgtagagcttctctattttggctaatacaacaaagcacgAGTAgaagtcttacctcggcaagagagctccgaacctgggtaaatccgtgtgtgcttgtgcaacttgtgcgtgtttctcttcacgtcctccctcttCCGGATCCTCCATCATCCATCGgtcccaagttaagccatcctatggcatctgtcgtgacaccaccacgacacctACCGAATTCAAAGGGGAGCTCATTCTTCTCACGGTGCAACGCCACCCAATAACCACCCCTCCTATCTTGCCTCACGTTGTCAGGGTAGCCTGGGAGGTCGGCAAACGGCTCGGTCTTCCTGGCGTTGGGCCCTTTGATCCAGTGCCTTAGGAGTTTGCATGGGTCGGCAGAGGCAACCACGAGGTGCGTCCAGTTATGGGAGATAGGGACACCATTTGGGTACGTGATTTTTGACTGCGGCGTGGTAACGTCATTTGTCCATGGGTCATACCTCATGAGACGGCCCGTCGAGTCTCCTGCTTTGGTAACCATCTCGTGCTGTGACCTCTGATAGTTCATGGAACTACCCGTGAAGTATACTTGGCAGGTGATTTGGTCGACATCAACCCCGTTGGTGAAGCGGAGAGGTGCACCATCCACCTGATTGACCAACACCGTCGCCTCACCACCGGCAAGCCCAACCCGCATGAGCCCCTTGTAAGCGTCAGTTATGTATAGGTTTCCAGTCTTATGTAGGTCGAGTGGGCGGCCGCAATGGCTCTCTGTGACGGTCTCCGGACAAAGCTTGGACGCGGTGCACGCCTCGCTGCTGTAGTCGGGGCCGTGGGCGTAGTTGGTCCAGCCGATCTTGTTGCCGTTCCACTTGAGGACCCGCCCATCGGAGACGCCACTATACGGGCCATGGCCCTGGCCGTCGAAGGCGACGCTCCTGGCCCACACAGATATCCGTGTGGGAGTGGCAAGTGCTGGCTGCGGGAAGCGTCGAAGTTGGCGACGACTGCCGCCATGGCTCCCGGCATGAAGAGCAGAGCCAGGATGACGAGCGAGATGGTGGCCTTGGCGAGGCGGCTCATGCTGCACCCCATGGTGTGTTTGCTTGGATTCGATCGGTGTCTGTCTGACTGTCTCGCGTAGCGTATCGCTGCATGGATCTCTTGCTTGCTGGATCGCTGGAGCGATTGATATTTGGTGGGAGAGAAACGGCTTTGGGTATGCTGTGCAATTATAGTCGATGGGGAGCCGATGGGCAAGTCCGACTCGGTGTATTCCTGGTAGCCCTTGCGCACGTCCGAGATCTAGTCCGAGTCGATGTCCGACTCCGAGCAGAGCCCGATATTCTTTCCGAGTTAAAATTACAGAGTTCATACGAGGGAAGTAATTCAATGGTACGCTTTTCAACGACAAAGATTACCAAGATCCAAGATTGTCAGCGTCACTCAAACGCACACATCAGTCCTTTTGTCTCACGAGTAACCAACTCCAAAGGTACTGGTGAATTAATTGAATTCGATCGGCACACAAATATAACTAGATGATGCCTCGCACGTTGTCGCGGAAATTTTTAGTCAACATACGTGAGCCCATGTTGTTGAAAGAAATTCTTAGTTAACATACATGAGTAAAAAGTAGCAACAAAAGAGTATTcattgaaaacatataatgtaattgtatgatagattaTACATTCTTCACTTGATGGAAATAACTTGATGaaaagtaacatgcatgcatgtgcaaaaattatGAGTTTCTCACTAAATAGatgtgtgaacaaattaatgatgtgatgatgtggcatgcttgcatattgagagaaatcaagtagtgggttTCTCCTACTTAGGTATAGAAGATAAGTAAGACTCGGTATCATAAGACCAAAGCTGATCCCATTTATTTTCTCGGTTGATTCGTTGGTACCCGCAGCGCACCAACAACTTATTTCCATGGAGGAACACAACACTACTACTGTGTCAACACTCAACAGATAGACTGCAGCAAACAGGAACAACTGCAATTACAAGACCAAGATGCCAACTTGAAGCACTGAAATTCCTCCACTCTCTTCATACATCAGGACGCCTTCGGGCTCGGCGCTTTCGGAGACGGCCGCGGTGGTGGAGGCAGCAGCaccatggcggcgacggccggaGCAGTTGCTGCCAGTGGCCGCGGCCGGGCAGGAAAGGGCGCCGGTGTTGGAGCTGTGGTGGGCCGGGCCATGGATGGCGGCTGGGCCATGATGGGCCTGGGCATCGGTGCGTTGTCGGTGGAGCCACAGTGGCAGGGTGTGGCGTGGTGGTACTTGTAGCCGGCGCCAAAGGCGGAGCAGATGATGATGACCCCGGTCACCCAAATGAGGACGAG carries:
- the LOC104584944 gene encoding alpha carbonic anhydrase 8-like, producing MPTCDSFYAWEATRLVLIWVTGVIIICSAFGAGYKYHHATPCHCGSTDNAPMPRPIMAQPPSMARPTTAPTPAPFPARPRPLAATAPAVAAMVLLPPPPRPSPKAPSPKAS